ctcaagttatagccaaaatacagttactgttcacgtgcactgttcatgctgcaattttggttctggcagatttttgatccaacttcgttcaataatttgatcaagttaagtccgtaatttggtctaatttccttcatacgaaatgttctactatgtcttaggtttccatcggttcaagattcacctaaatcggagttttctagagagagttatagccattgaaaccttactgttcaaatggcaatcctgcagttttgcaggttcagtaactcaactttgctcaataatttgattaggttaatggcataatttgggttggtgttcctcatgaaagttttagacctatatcttatctaattactggtaaaatttcaggtcattttgaacttcctagctcgagttatgaccaaatgaacaaatactgttcatttggttagtttgtgtagtggcagactgctcttaaccaactttggtcaattggtttactaggttttggtcagtttttgggcatggttccttaatgaaaattgtgtcattttatgtctattttcatctccaattggtggtatatcaattggacttgtaaaatttccgttttagtccttcaaagttggcttggtcatgctgccagcagcatgaccattcaacctccgaatttggcttcacttccaacaattcaaacacaactcatttggtcacaattgaccatttttcacttcaaaataggtcaaagatgccatttactcatttcttgcatttttggttcacaaaccctaagtgcaaaaccctaacttccatttttagttcatttattgaattataaatgcatatttagttctcattcacttattctcacttaactactttctaatttgcatcaaatcacccatttcaaacataaaccctagctggttgaactcatatatagtccctcaataattgttttctttccaTTTAAAGTTACTTTCTAACTTATATCAATTACTTAAACAAAAATTCAATAGACaatttgaagaatttgtcactaacctcttgtgaagtttccccaagcttcaattttccttttattttccttcaaatttcctTCTCAATAGGCTTACCAAGATCtaagaacaagttttatttaggaaaattatgggatttatggggttgattcaagctttaaaagcttgaaattaagtagccatggaggatttagtgagaaaaggGGGAGGGATGAGGAGCTacgggaaagagagaaaaaaaaaagaagaagaagagataaaatttggcttttcaatttttgtttttatgcccataattgacttggtcaaaaaaggttggaaaattaaaattaatttttgacatcttatatgatgtcatcatcatgatgtaataagtatcatttttattctttttcttttttctttaattcttcaatagttctttaatttaattcttgatcccgaaattttcttttctctgattttatttgtgattaggtcagagtcgactctcggtcaattgaccaaattgcccctacttgattcaaccggtttgcaattaattcaatatttcttccggctccctgacctaattatttgactggcttaatagatctttttcgtgattttctcttttccactgtgtttataagggtcctaaggaccgcagtgtcactttttacggtttgaaatttgagtttaaaatgacttcgcagtccttcccgagaaggtcacccatcgctgtgactctcggctcgtttaacttcttctgttctgtttttcttatttatatttaactaattgagcattactaattatttgtgtttatgacttctctagttgtcttaagtgtggttctaatccccttaattgtccggactgacaccggtcaccggaacagtgaaatataccaggctatgcaattaggggtgttacatctcttTTTGGAGAAATGGGAGAGCCTCATCCCCCTCCAAATGAGCACATTCCAGATGCTTCAGCTTATGTGGTTCATAAAGAAGGAGAATAAAAGATCAACAAACTAGGACCTACATCAGGCTCTTAGTTTTCCTTTAATAGTCTCCCTTCTATTCAATGGCAGAGCACAATTCGTGAGTTTAGAGCATGGATTGATTTACAGATGACTCGGCCTGATGCTATCCTTTCAGAAGTACTTTAGGAATTTACTTCTAGATTCATTGGTACCTTCAGGGATTGGTTCCAAAGTCTCGGAGAATATAGACAGCTTCAGTTCTTTCAGTTTCCTCATACCAATCATGCTTTAGGGCTTATTCATGCGAAATTCATTGGAGATCCCTCCTTGGTTGCAAAAAGGACGAGGAGGTTTTTGAGATGAGGTGTTGTTCTATCAAGCCTAAAGACATTGAGTTTCATTATCAAAAGATGTCTCACGGATACTATCTATTTAATGGATATAATGATCCAAATTTGAGACACACTTGCATTACCTCTCTCCCCAAGGAGTTACAACCAGAAATCCAATGGACCATTATTGCCACTAGCAAAGACATGGCTCAAATTTCTCTAGGAGAAATTCATCAGATGACACTTAATGCCATTGAAAAGTAATGTGACCAACAGAAGATGTTGAAATCCATGCTTGACAATAAGCATCTCAGAAAGGCTTGTAAGAAATCTTATTTGGAGATTAAATGTGGAGATAAAGATTGTGTTTGTCCTTCATCCAAAAAATCTCATTTCAAGACATACAAAAAGAAGAAGTTGAAGGATAAGAAGAGAAAGTCTTTCAGATACTTTAGGAAGAAGTAGGCTAggggaaaaaaataaaagatcGGACTGCTATTTCATATGCGGAGAAAAAGGACACTTTTCCAAAAACTATCCTAGAAAGCCAACTAAGGCAGCCAAGCTTGTCTAGCAAATATCTAGGAGCACTATGATGAGAGTTATTCTCTATACAAAGAGGAGAAGTATTCAATTTACACATTActtaagaaaggaaagagaaatgttgactaaataTCCCGTAGAAACTGTCCATGTTAGTGTCTAACTAGAAAACCGGTGATTGGATGTTATAAGGattttattgtgtaaaatttaaaagttgagggggttttatattatttttttaagttgaaagactgtagtgttataactatataagttcaggaaAGACTGTAAAACTTTATCCATTAGCTTATAAGCACTAAAATAAAAAGTTGGGTTCCCCAaccttttttttaacttataaactcAATTTATAcatccaaaaattattataaacaaataTATCAGCATATTTTTTAGAACTTATAAACTGATCAGCTTATAAGTTAAAACAAACACCCACTAAATGAGATACAATAATATATGATTACCTAATAATCCATTATATAAGCATCACCTAGACTTATGATTCATTTCCATTATTTCGGTTTGACTAGGATCAGGATAATAACTCAGTCAGGCAAGTATTTTGTAGCCCTAATAATTTAGTTGTTGGATGTATGTCAAAATCATATGTTAGGATGGACTACATGGGTCAGACACTCGAGCAACTAATCCATCTTATTTGGGTAACTTAGGGTGTAGCATCAAActtgttttcttaatttttaattttttttaggtaTACTTCTAATTcatatatttttcattattttatcttaaatttaatgtttaattcaaccctttaaacataaaatagatataaataatataattaaaaaaaatataattataactcTAAAAGAAATCTAACTTTGAAAAGATTTATTaaggttaatttaattttttttcctttttaattaatgAACAAGCTTCTCAACTCTTTTATTAAAATTCAAGTTACATTAAAAGAATGGTGTGCATTATCTAATTATATGCATTAGACTTACCTCCTTCCTAAAACTTAAGTTAAGAGAAAAATATTTGTCTAAATTTTATATATAGTTTAAATATTTCATCCAAAATTAATGCGATCAGAAGTAATTAATtaccctttaatttttttttaaatttaatttcctgCTAAGCCTACAAGCTGTCCTATCCTGTCAatattgattgaaaaaaaaaaatagaaagacaAGAATaatcattgttttttttttttcctacttAAACGTGCAATAAGGTATCATATCAACGTCAAGGTTCAAGACACATGACATTTCTAAAAGAATGTTTTCAAATGATTATGCTTTGTGAACAAGAGAGAAGGGTACAGTATCATATAGTCACCCTTGTCTAGGTGCATGGAATATTAATGCAAATTAATCTAATTTGTTTGAAAGCAATCTTTCCTTACTTGAATcttctttaaagattttgagtttaaattgcagtagaaattttttttctcttctcattATTTGGAGGCTGAAACTTTTATTTGTGGATAGATTATTGATTTAAGTTCAATtcgataatattattttaatagttaTTAGCTGTCTTAATAGTTATCAGTTATTTTACTAATCGTTAATTGTTAACAATTAGCTGTTTACATAGCTGTTAAAGTAGAAGTGTTCAGTAAAAATAGTTGTTGGATTAgccgttaaatataaaaatagtgataTAATCTTATTTACTTTAGTAAAAACTATCCCTCAACCTCTAAAAATTAGGAGAGTAATTTTTCATAAATCGCTCCCTCAACCTTCAAATACCAGTATAAATATTATGTCACTAAACAGTATAAATAAGAGAGATAATATTTTAACTTAATCAAAACACTAAATATTATCTTAAAAGTTATTATCGAATGAGACCGTAATTAATAATGGAGCTAGATTACAAATTTAGGAGGTGCTAAAGCAATATATAGTATATATTTATACTTACAATATTATTTTTTAACCAAAATAATTTGGGACTTCAATTTTTCAGTATAGTGTCAATTAAGCTGTGTTCCCTTAGAAGTAAGTTGGTTTATATTATATGATATGATTTTGGTTTATAATAGATAATTTCATCTGTCACTCAAACCCTTTAGAAGTAAAAAAGTATTATATAGAAATTTACATCAAACACTTAAAAAGCTATAATAAATCACTAACTAATCGTGGCTTTTCTGTAAAAATAaggttataaatatttttattcatttgAGAAGGAATTTTTTTTAAAGGGTCAGTAACATTTTTGCACTTATTAAAAGGTTTGAAATTTGTAAACAAAAGTTGACTCTTGAatcattatatattattttaaaaaatagtcTCATGTATGCAACCCAAAAAGAgattaaaaatataagaaaatttagtcaataaattatacaatttaaaaagTTTCATAGTTCAGTTCTAttagatattaaatttattttaaataatttataaagaaaattaaaatatatatatataaaaagcaaAAGGAGAAAAACCAAGACATCTCATGCATGATTGCAAATAAGAATTAATGATATACAGCTAGTTAGAAATTGTTCTAGATGCCCAAAAAAAAACCCATCTTTATTATGATTAGCCCATTGCACGTGCACCATGCAAACACTTAATAAAGGAGAGACAAGAAAGCGAAGCAAAGCAAATTCCTTTTCTTGCCTTCTTTCTCATTCTCTTATTCCCTTTGGCTAAAAGCCTAAAGATTGGTTTTTGGTGATGATGATTATGATCCTTTTTCAACCTTATATAGCTAATAGCCTTATGGGTCACTAATTTTTTGGTCGGATTTCTATTGCAAACATCCACATCATAAACCCACATCAAGCCTAAAAACCCAATCAAAGTTTTTCAAAGTTTTGCCTTCTTTGAGCTCCAAAAGTGGAAGAATCCCACCAAACATGTTTGCTCTTTGCTCACCATTAGGGAAACCATCTTCATTTTCTCATGTATATATGTCTCTAAACATTTCAATCCATACTTACATACAGTATATGTGTGCCTATATGGCTTGTAAGTTGGAATATATTTTAATCACACATTGAAAAAGCAAATCAATTAGGCTTTTCCCTTTTATGGTTTTTTTTAAAGTATATCAGGatgttttttattttcattttataatccaaaaaaaactaatttttttaGATTCGTTGTTATTCTTTTCAATAATATCATTTTCAAAGACTGAATTTAAGTTTTTCCCTTAAGAATGCAATTGCCCTTATCTTCTTTATGATGTTTCTTAAAAAAACATCAAGATTCATGAGGAGAGATAGATTATGCATGAGGACTAAGGAAGGTTAGGTCAGCCTCCATTTCCTTTTTTATAATGATGATCCTTTATAAAATAATTAGTTTATTTTTGGTCAAATATACATTTATATTACTTTATTTTTGGTCAAATATATATTTTTGTACTAAGATATGGATGGATCTCATATGTATTGCTAATTTGATGCTAAGATATTCCTTAAAAAAGGTAAATGCTTAGGTAATCTGTCGGAGTtactaaattttcaaatttgaatGTTTGGtaatattctaaaatttaattattaaacagtttaaaattataattacaacattaaaaattaaaattaagtctaAAATATATACAAATCCCTTTGACAATTATTTTTCTCCAATATAAGACgaatattacataaaatttaattaataaaaagtatTTCCATAAAATTGCCAAGCATAAAAGTAAAGTTTCCTTTATTTCCTCCTTTAGAGGATAATCATTAAAGTTAGAATCCAAGCAATAATATTATTGTATTGGTTTGAAAacacaaattaaaaaataaaaaaataataaaaaaaagaagcatATTAAGTGCTATTCTAAATTTGGTGCTTTttggaatatatatataaatggcaGGGGACAAATCAGTGGACTCAAAACATTGTCCTTTTCTTCAATCTTCATTTCTTTATTGCGATTTTGAGCTAGCTACCGGCCAACCATGGTCGTTCTTGGGTTTTTGCCCATTGTATTACCTCTCATTTTATTAGGAATAAGCTTGGCCTTTGTTCTCCCTCGTTTTCTCACAAGAAACAAGCCTGCAAACGTACCCAATGGAACCATGGGCTGGCCTCTCTGTGGAGAGACTCTTGCCTTTCTCAAGCCTCATAGATCAAACTCCATGGGCACCTTCTTGCAAGAACGCTGCTCTAGGTATAtaactctttctttttcattttaataTACTTGCATTTAGACAATGATGATCTAGTCTCATTTTTGCTCTTTGCAGGTATGGGAAAGTTTTCAAATCACATCTCTTTGGTTCTCCTGCTATAGTTTCTTGTGACCATGAGTTCAACTTGTTTATCCTTCAGAATGAAGAGAAGTTGTTTCAAGCCAGCTACCCCACAGCCATGCATGGCATTCTTGGCAACTTCTCATTACTTCTCGTCTCTGGAGACCTTCATAAGAAGCTAAGAAGCATCGCTGTTAGCTTCATCGCGGTGTCAAAGTCGACCCCCAGCTTTCTTCATTGTGTGGAAAAGTTTGCTATCTCAATGATGGAATCATGGAAAGAGTGTAAAGAAATTGCCTTTCATAAAGAAGTTAGAAAGGTAATCAATTAGGCAAAATAACCTATGAAAATTCTTACCGTCCATTGTGACACATTATGTATGGTGGTCCCACTTATTTTACCTTGCTTAATTTGTGATTTAACAACAGTTTACACTCAATCTCATGGTGAAGACCCTTCTAAGTATTGAACCAGAAGAACCAGTAGCCTCCAAGATACTAAAAGATTTTCGAACTTACATGAAAGGGTTTGTATCTTTGCCACTAGACTTTCCTGGATCTCCTTATACAAAAGCAGTAAAGGTAAGTACTATTTACTGTTATTTGTATCTTCTCAACTACCCAAATGAGCCTATAGTTTCTAAAGTTCTCTTCTCATATATGGTATAGGCAAGAGCAAGACTTTCTTCCACTGTCAGAGAGATTATTAAAGAAAGGGAAAAGGAGATCAGTGTGGCGCCAAAAGGAGACTTTTTGGATGTTATTTTATCAAAACAGAGGCTAAGCGATGAAGAAACTATAAGTATTGTATTGGACATCTTGCTTGGAGGCTATGAGACAACCTCGACACTCATTTCTTTAATTGTTTACTTTCTTGGGCATGCACCGGCGGCTTTTGAAAGCGTGAAGGTTTTTCTCTCTTAATTTCTCTCTCTTTTCATTATAGGCCGCCAAAAgagtttttttttgttttcttaatttttctctcttttcaaTGACTTACACAGAAAGAACATGAAGCTATAAGAAGAAGCAAAGAGGATGGCAAACCCTTGGACTGGGAAGATTACCAAAAAATGGAGTTTACCCAAAATGTAATAACTCATATTTAATGAGAATCTCCTTAATTAATAAGCTAGAACTTATAGATTCTTGAAACTAGCAGGTCATGTCAGAAGCTATGAGATGTGGGAACGTTGTCAAGTTTGTCCACCGCAAAGCTCTTCAAGATGTCAAATATAAAGGTTTTTGTAATATAAATGCTCATAGATATATCATTATATGCATAAGTCTTATATTATGGAGGTGGTTCTCAATTCTTGTTTGTTATATTTCTGCAGAATATTTCATTCCTTCAGGATGGAAAGTCTTACCAGTGTTTACAGGGGCACATTTTGATCCATCCCTTCATGAAAACCCTTTCGAGTTTAATCCGTGGAGATGGACTGTAAGTACTTATCAAGTACACAATCTCGTATATATGTAAGCATCTGCATGCATTTATATATCAGTTTGACGGCAGGTAAAAGGTGAAGTTAAAGATGGTATAATTGGGACAGAAGCACAATGAGTTGGTTGCTTGAATAGACATGGACAGAGCTGCATATATAATTAACATTTTACACTTACATAGAATAATagctaattcttttttttttttttgataattttacccttcaatataatatatatatatatatatatatatatatatatatatatatatatatatatatatatatatatatatattgacagGATAAAGCGACAAGCAAAAAGGTGGTGCCATTTGGTGGTGGACCTCGGCTATGTCCAGGGGCCGAGCTAGCTAAAGTGGAGATTGCATTCTTCCTCCATCATCTTGTCCTTTGTTATAGGTAAAATTTCAGCTTCTAATTAACGCACCCTACAACATAATCATCATCAATACATGGATTAATTATACATTTCTAATGATTATTGGGTTTAATTATCCACTGCATCCCAATTAGGAACCTAAATAATTATGCTTTAATGTTGTTTAATTTTTTGCCAATCGATGGGCTATTGGATAATGTTGGAGGCTCAAACCTGGCCTACAGACACAACATTTTGCACAtacaaatacaaacatgaattgaTAGATATGGAAAGcaaaatgattaattatattatattatattaattacttTTGCATATGTATACATGCAGGTGGGAAATAAAAGCAGATGAGTTCCCTGTTGCTTACCCTTATGTGGAATTCCGCAAAGGATTGCTTTTGGAGATTGAACCAGCAGGCAGGCACAAACCATAATGGGAAAGGAAAGGCCGGGACTGCAGAACCTTGATTAATTACAGTTAATGGTTGAACATCAATGTATGTTGAAAGAAATTGTTATGAGGTCAGATTTAATTAGTGTAATTAATTAGTCAGCTGTAGAAAGAAGAAAATGGAGTGGtaattaagaatttaagttgTAGAAATTTCAGCATATGGAATTTAAATAATGCTAGTGATTTCTAGCAAGTAATTTTCTCTTTATTTAGTTTATAAATTCTTTTTTCTGAGTAGAAATTGATATGGCAATAGAAGGGATCAGAGCCATTATATTATTACTCATTTCTGGCCTCGCCTCCCTAAATAATGGGAAAGAATTCTTCTCAACCTTGTCACCACTCATCCATTCTCCATTCTCAAGGCTATTCAGCAATGTgggaaaaatttttaatatatatatatatgtgcgcACGCacgtgtgcgtgtgtgtgtgaaATTTGAaactatttattattaaaatagagTAATACTATCGGAAATAGCAGAAGTCAACATGAAGAAGGAATTAGTTTCTTTCTCTCTAATTTTTTTAGAGAGAGGTTTTTCTCTTCGTTGGTTTCTTCTTCCAAGATTACGTAGGAAAGGCTTTATCTCAATCCAGGGTATAGGTTACTCCCTCCCTGCTCCTGTTTAGGGCTATAAATGTTGGCAAAATTTATAAACTCAAACAAGTTACCCACTAAAGGACAAAACCAAAGTAAGAGAGTAAAAGTGGTCATATTATTGTTAGAGAAAGTGGAGCCTTTATAGGCTTTACAGCAACAACTTAAACCAAAAAAAAGAACTAAAAATTTACTGAATGTGCAGATATTTTATTCACCACTAACAAAACAAAAAAATAGAGTAATCTTGAAAGCTAGAAACAAGGACACATAGCACTTTTTTTGGATACATTGCAATTTTTTGGACACATTGCAAACTAATTTTGAATTAGTCTTCACTCCTATCATTCCCCTTGATTGAAAATTGGATACTCCCAACTGCTATCGAAAATTGTGAAGCTTGAGATGAGACACAGACTTGGTAAACATGTCTGCACCTTGTTCATTTGTGCTGCAAAACTCTAAGGCAATTGTTCCACTTGCTGCCAATTTTCGAATGAAATGATGTTGGACCTCAATATGCTTTGTCCTCCCATGAAAGGTTGGATTCTTTATCATTGCAATTGTAGCTTTGTTGCCACAAAAGATCTTTGTTACTGCCTTGGCTTTAATTAGCTAAAATTCTTCTCAACCACACAGCTTGACATGCTGATGAAGTTGCAGCAATATACTCCTTTTCTAAAGATGAAAGTGTGATAGTATTTTTCATTTCTGAGCACCATGAGATTGCACCTGAACCAATATTGAAACTATAGCCCGAGGTACTTCTTCTATCATCCAATGAACCTGCCCAATCATTATCAATATACCTAAATAGCTGAAATCTGATATTTTAGAGTATCAAATTCCATAATCAGCAGTCTCGAAGATATATTGCAAAGATCCTCTTAGCTGTTCCAAGATGTTGTTTTGTTGGGCTATGCACGAACTTCTACACAATAACAATAGGAAATGCAATGTTAGGACATGTATGTGTCAAATAATTCCATCCACCAATCAACTTCTGAAAATATGTTGCATTAGCCATTTCTGTCCCATCTTCAGTTTGCAATTTTTCATTCAAATTCATTGGTGTTGATGCTTTGTTGCAATTCAGCATGCTGAACCTCTTGAGCGTATTGCATACTTGTGTTGGGAAACAAAAATTTCATCTACACCCTATTTCACCTTAGGCCCAAGAAAATATTGCACTAGACTTAAATATGTCATCTCAAATTTCTTCatcatagaaaaattaaaaatagcaATAAGAAATTCACTTGacctaaaataaataatatcaaCATAAAGACATATCACTAGAAAATCAGCTTTCCCTTGCTTATTTACATACAAAATGGGTTCATTTTCACTTCTTTCAAATCCATGTTCACCAAAGTAATTGTCAATTTTGCTATACCATTCTCACGAAGCATGTTTAAGCCTGTAAAGAGCTTTTTTTAACCTGAAAACTTTATCCTTATGGCCATTTACAGCGTAACCTTCAGGTTGAAAAACGTAAACTTTCTCTTCCAAATCTGCATTCAAAAAGGCAGATTTCACATCAAATTGAAAAAAGGCAAAGATAATTGCATAGCTAAGGCATGCAAAGCTGTTTTAAAACAAGCAACAGGAGAGCATGTTTCTTTGAAATCAATGCCTTGTTGTTAAGCATACCCCTATGCTAAAAGTCTAGCTTTATGTTTCTGTATACCTCCATCTACATGGTACTTTGTTCTGAACACCCACTTAAGCCCAATTGCATTCTTCCCTTAAGGCAAGTCCACTAATTCCCAGTTCTAATTTTTCTGAATTGGAGCCATCTCTTCAGTCTTCATCCATAAAAGTGCACCATTCTTTCATTTTTTATGCTTTCTCGTAGAGTATTGGATATGAAACATACAAAATAAAAGAACAAGATGCATAAATATCTTTGAAGGACTTAAATTTCCTTGGAGGAGTTTCATTGAACAAGGAGGTACTAAAGCTGATGGGAATTGAAGAACTACTGCACCCAGTAGAGGAATTTTCTGAATGTGAAGGCAATGGATCAGAAACATCTTCTAAAGTTGGAATTTGATCGCTGTTTTAAAAGCTTCCCCAGTCCCATTTTGCATCTTCATCTAACACTGCATATCTGCTAATAATAATCTTGCCACTTAAAGGGTTATACAGCCTACATGCTTAGATTGAGGATTATAGCCAACAAAgatacatttttcaaaattttcattcagTTTGGGATGATGTTGAGAGCTTACTAAAGAATGGGCTACACAACAAAAAGTTTTAAGTGGCGAATGCAAGATCTCGTACCTTTCCAAGCTTGATATGGAGTTTTATTCAGAACTACTTTTGTAGGAGAGATATTCAACAAATACACTGCCGTTGCAACTACTTCAGCCCAAAAAGAATTAGAAAGACCTTTAGCTTTTATTAAGCTTCTAGCcctttccaccatagttcaattCTTCTGTTCAACGACACCATTCTGCTCTGGTGTATGTGTTGCAGTAAACTCCCCGTGAATGCCGCATTATTCATT
The Hevea brasiliensis isolate MT/VB/25A 57/8 chromosome 15, ASM3005281v1, whole genome shotgun sequence genome window above contains:
- the LOC110656526 gene encoding cytochrome P450 724B1, producing MVVLGFLPIVLPLILLGISLAFVLPRFLTRNKPANVPNGTMGWPLCGETLAFLKPHRSNSMGTFLQERCSRYGKVFKSHLFGSPAIVSCDHEFNLFILQNEEKLFQASYPTAMHGILGNFSLLLVSGDLHKKLRSIAVSFIAVSKSTPSFLHCVEKFAISMMESWKECKEIAFHKEVRKFTLNLMVKTLLSIEPEEPVASKILKDFRTYMKGFVSLPLDFPGSPYTKAVKARARLSSTVREIIKEREKEISVAPKGDFLDVILSKQRLSDEETISIVLDILLGGYETTSTLISLIVYFLGHAPAAFESVKKEHEAIRRSKEDGKPLDWEDYQKMEFTQNVMSEAMRCGNVVKFVHRKALQDVKYKEYFIPSGWKVLPVFTGAHFDPSLHENPFEFNPWRWTDKATSKKVVPFGGGPRLCPGAELAKVEIAFFLHHLVLCYRWEIKADEFPVAYPYVEFRKGLLLEIEPAGRHKP